The Gouania willdenowi chromosome 7, fGouWil2.1, whole genome shotgun sequence genome includes a window with the following:
- the ythdf1 gene encoding YTH domain-containing family protein 1, with amino-acid sequence MSAASIDPQTSKGQDASKAFPVSVQNGSLHQKDAVHDSDFEPYLTSQSSQNNSYQSMTDPYLSSYYAPSIGFPYPLSEAPWSTGGDPPIPYLTPYAPLSNGDHHFMPDTVFGQPGGLSSSIYPHRFNFFPENPAFSAWGTSGSQGQQTQSSAYGGSYSYPPSSLGGTLLPDGQTGFHSDTLSKAPGMNSLEQGMLGLKIGGDVTGSGSGMKTAGSVIGGNVAAAVATGNGGTTIGMPPPKPTSWAAIASKPAKMQQQKSKNKPGPPLGGGGLPPPPIKHNMDIDTWDNKVSAAKMAPPLPHHHHHHHHHPQQHPSQLHAHAPSLLPPLQQSLQSAQSLVQQMTMQAPPPPTPVSYQNHNSAPTPQTRWVAPRNRNLIYGGGSLDSNSSSNGGGVSNGGMCGGGVALEPGAESHPVLDKLRAAHSYNPKEFDWNLKNGRVFIIKSYSEDDIHRSIKYSIWCSTEHGNKRLDSAFRTMNSKGPVYLLFSVNGSGHFCGVAEMRSPVDYGTSAGVWAQDKWKGKFDVNWLFVKDVPNSQLRHIRLENNDNKPVTNSRDTQEVPLEKAKQVLKIIATYKHTTSIFDDFSHYEKKQEEEEVVKKTYEPASIQSRSRMDQDRQK; translated from the exons ATGTCTGCTGCTAGTATTGACCCTCAG ACATCGAAAGGACAGGATGCGAGCAAAG CCTTTCCAGTCTCGGTGCAGAATGGCTCTCTTCACCAGAAGGACGCAGTCCATGACAGCGACTTTGAGCCATACCTTACCAGTCAGTCCAGTCAG AATAACAGTTATCAATCCATGACAGACCCATATTTGTCCAGTTACTATGCCCCCTCCATTGGATTCCCTTACCCTCTTAGTGAGGCTCCTTGGTCTACAGGAGGGGATCCACCCATTCCCTACCTGACGCCCTACGCCCCCCTCAGTAATGGAGACCATCATTTCATGCCTGACACTGTGTTCGGGCAGCCCGGTGGACTTAGCAGCAGCATCTACCCCCACAGGTTTAACTTCTTCCCAGAGAACCCAGCATTCTCAGCGTGGGGGACGAGTGGCTCTCAGGGCCAGCAGACTCAAAGCTCAGCTTATGGGGGAAGCTACAGCTATCCGCCCAGCTCACTGGGTGGCACCTTGCTCCCTGATGGGCAGACAGGTTTCCATAGCGACACCCTGAGCAAGGCTCCGGGTATGAACAGCCTGGAGCAGGGCATGCTGGGCCTAAAAATAGGAGGAGATGTTACTGGAAGCGGCTCCGGTATGAAGACTGCAGGCTCTGTTATTGGTGGCAATGTTGCTGCGGCTGTTGCCACAGGCAACGGCGGTACAACAATCGGTATGCCCCCTCCAAAACCTACGTCGTGGGCTGCTATTGCAAGTAAACCTGCCAAGATGCAgcaacaaaaatccaaaaacaaacctGGGCCTCCGTTAGGTGGAGGTGGTCTGCCTCCGCCTCCCATCAAACACAACATGGACATTGACACATGGGACAATAAAGTGAGTGCTGCCAAGATGGCTCCTCCTCTGccccaccatcatcatcaccaccatcatcaccccCAGCAGCATCCATCCCAGCTTCATGCACATGCTCCCAGTCTCCTGCCCCCCCTGCAGCAGTCCCTGCAGTCTGCCCAGTCCCTTGTGCAGCAAATGACCATGCAGGCTCCTCCTCCGCCCACTCCAGTTTCCTACCAGAACCACAACTCTGCACCGACGCCTCAGACCCGCTGGGTGGCACCGCGCAACCGCAACCTGATCTATGGCGGTGGAAGTTTGGACAGCAACAGCTCCTCAAACGGCGGTGGTGTCAGTAACGGAGGCATGTGCGGTGGGGGCGTGGCTCTGGAGCCAGGAGCAGAGTCCCACCCTGTGCTGGATAAGCTGCGCGCCGCCCACAGCTACAACCCCAAGGAGTTTGACTGGAACCTGAAGAACGGCCGTGTTTTCATCATCAAGAGCTACTCCGAGGACGACATCCACCGCTCCATCAAGTACTCCATCTGGTGCAGCACGGAGCACGGCAACAAGCGACTGGACTCCGCCTTCAGAACCATGAACTCCAAAGGTCCTGTCTATTTGCTGTTCAGCGTTAATGGCAGTGGTCATTTCTGCGGCGTGGCAGAAATGCGTTCACCAGTGGACTATGGGACCAGTGCTGGTGTTTGGGCGCAGGACAAGTGGAAGGGCAAGTTTGACGTGAACTGGTTGTTTGTTAAGGACGTGCCTAATAGCCAGCTGCGCCACATCCGGCTGGAAAACAACGACAACAAGCCCGTCACCAACTCCCGTGACACCCAGGAGGTTCCTCTGGAAAAGGCCAAGCAGGTGCTGAAGATCATCGCCACCTACAAACACACCACCTCCATCTTTGATGATTTCTCCCATTATGAAAAGAAgcaagaagaggaggaggtggtgAAAAAG ACCTATGAACCTGCTTCCATACAGAGTCGATCTCGGATGGATCAG GATCGTCAGAAGTAA
- the LOC114467052 gene encoding solute carrier family 17 member 9-like, with product MAEKHTADSNEGISGSSLEVKNNPSNSPSRNDSHNRKLWTRSQARKWTIMLFIASCFLYCARMAMPICAVKMAATFQWSKIDSGIVLGGFFWGYCLTQILGGYASDRVGGERVLFISALSWTLITIVTPLLVHLGSRTLVLMTMARFLMGLFQGVFFPSLASLCSQRVTENERGFMMSTLHSGVTLGTLLAGAIGSLLLERYGWESVFYCTGFLSSLWTIAAWLFLIKGEVVLTQMETATQSQWHLSQTHWLNLFKKPSIWAMVFAHLCMCGTGYILLSWLPTYFKETFPHATAWIYNIVPWLVAIPSALIGGIFSDFLISRGHSVAFVRKTTQFVAMGVSSVFIIYLTGNVTFPTAVTFVSIYVCLTTFTSSGVSVNVQDLTPSCAGALYGFMNMMGAFSGLVFVSLSGYLIEVTQSWAVIFSLITFLNTLGLVVFLIFGDAIRVDVDEHTPVLAC from the exons ATCCCAGGCTCGGAAATGGACCATCATGCTGTTTATCGCCTCGTGCTTCCTGTACTGTGCCCGGATGGCAATGCCTATCTGTGCAGTCAAAATGGCGGCTACCTTTCAATGGAGTAAAATAGATTCAGGAATAGTTCTGGGAGGATTCTTCTGGGGCTACTGCCTAACGCAGATACTGGGAGGATATGCCAGTGACAG AGTGGGAGGAGAGCGTGTCCTCTTCATCTCTGCTCTCTCATGGACTCTCATCACCATCGTGACGCCTCTCCTGGTCCATCTCGGCTCTCGCACTCTCGTTCTCATGACTATGGCCAGATTTCTGATGGGTCTGTTTCAGG GCGTCTTTTTCCCATCACTGGCCAGCTTGTGCTCCCAGCGAGTCACAGAGAATGAACGTGGCTTCATGATGAGCACCTTGCACAGCGGCGTCACACTTGG AACATTGTTAGCTGGGGCGATTGGATCCCTGTTGCTGGAGCGGTATGGATGGGAAAGCGTCTTCTATTGCACAGGGTTCCTGTCTTCACTGTGGACCATCGCTGCATGGCTGTTTCTCATAAAAG GGGAAGTCGTCCTCACGCAGATGGAAACTGCGACACAATCCCAGTGGCATCTGTCACAAACACACTGGCTGAACCTGTTTAAGAAGCCATCTATCTG GGCCATGGTGTTCGCTCACCTGTGCATGTGTGGCACTGGTTACATTCTTTTGTCGTGGCTGCCAACATACTTCAAGGAAACGTTTCCTCATGCTACG GCATGGATTTATAACATTGTTCCTTGGTTGGTTGCTATTCCATCAGCTCTCATCGGAGGGATTTTCTCAGATTTCCTTATCAGTCGAG GGCACAGCGTAGCATTTGTGAGAAAGACAACTCAG TTTGTGGCCATGGGCGTATCAAGTGTGTTTATCATATATCTCACAGGAAATGTCACGTTTCCCACTGCTGTCACATTCGTCTCCATCTATGTGTGTTTGACCACATTTACCAGCAG TGGTGTGTCTGTTAATGTCCAGGATCTGACTCCATCGTGTGCTGGAGCTCTTTATG GTTTTATGAACATGATGGGTGCTTTTTCAG GGCTGGTGTTTGTGTCCCTGTCAGGTTACCTGATTGAGGTCACACAGTCGTGGGCTGTGATTTTCTCCCTCATCACTTTTCTAAACACGTTGGGTCTCGTGGTGTTCCTCATCTTTGGAGATGCAATACGTGTCGACGTTGATGAACATACTCCAGTTCTAGCATGTTAA